Genomic DNA from Paenibacillus sp. KS-LC4:
TTCCTGATAAACCTCGGCTTCAGAGCGCCCCGGCAGCAGGTCGATTGTGAGAAGTACGGTTGCAGCCTCCCTTGCTTCGCTTCCTAAGTACTCTGCCGCATCTAAAGCGTCTGTGCCGCCGATATTTCCATTTGCTGCGTCGATGCCTTGAACGGCGCCAGAAGCGCGCTGCTCCTTGCTTGCCGCCTGTTTGAGCGCTTTGACGACGAATTGGCTGCATCTAAGGGCGGTTGGGCCGGATAAGCCGAAGTGGGTGAAGATCATGTCGCCTTCATGGGTAATCATTTTTTTGCCCTTCGCATTCCACACCGTTAGCTCTACCTCGCGCAGTGAAATGCCCTGCAAAGCTTTGCTGCGTATCCAAGGCTCGGAGGAGGTTAGGGGCACTTCTGTCGGATACAGCTCGGTAATCGTATGCCCGCCGCTGACAGCCCAAGGATAGCCGTCGCCAGTGGAGCCGGTATGGGGGACGGATTTGCCGCCCGTAGCGATAATGACGGCCTTCGCCGCGAGCTTTTCGCCGTTTTGCAGCAGTAGTCCTTGTACAGCACCATCCGCGTAAAGAACCTCGCGAACAGGTGTATTTGTTCGAATGTCCACCCCTTGCTCTCGAACTTTGCGGATGAGCGCATCGACGACCGTTTTGGCTTTGTCGGAAACAGGAAACATTCGGCCGCGGTCTTCCTCCTTCAAAGCAATGCCCATCCCTTCGAAAAAAGCGATAATATCCCGATTGCCAAACGCATTCAGCGCACTGAATAAAAATTTTCCGTTTCCGGGTATATGTTGGATGAGTTGATCCATCTCTTTTGCGTTCGTCACATTACAGCGTCCGCCTCCGGAAATGCCGAGCTTGCGCCCAAGCTTGTCTCCTTTATCAACGAGTAGAACAGAGGCGCCGTGCGCGCTTGCAGCTACCGCTGCCATCAGACCGGAGGGGCCTCCGCCAACAATTATAATATCGTACATGATTCACTCAGCCTTTCTTTCTGCAATCTTGTTTATTGTACCATTCTTCGGACGAAATATTGAGTTATAATAGAACATAATTCATCAGTTGGAGGTGCCTTGGATGATTCGTATGGAATGGACGTTTCAGGGTTATGCGGATACTGAACTATACGTAAGAGAATGGAAGCCGGAAAAGGAACGTCCAAAGGGCGTTTTATGTCTCATACATGGGATGGGCGAGCATGGTGAACGTTATCGTTCATATGCGGCGAGGCTCGTAGCCGCTCAATATGCTGTCATAGCTATTGATCAGCAGGGCCATGGCCGTTCATCCGGGTCAAGGGGGCATTTGCCTTCTGTAGATGATGCGGCGGCCAATGCCGCCATGCTGGTGGAGCAGGCCGCGGAGCGCCATCCAGGGCTGCCGCTCTTTCTATACGGGCACAGTATGGGCGGCAACATTGCGATGAATTGCGCACTGCGGCTTCGGCCTGCAGTGAAGGCACTCGTGCTGTCTAGTCCATGGCTAAAGCTGGCCTTTAAACCGCCGCGTGCCAAGCTGTGGTTGGGGAAGCGGCTTGCGGCCATTTGGCCAGGGCTGCCGCAATCGACGGGCTTGAAAAGCGGGGATCTGTACCGTCGTGGTTATAAGGAGGCCGTGCATATAGAGGGAGATCCACTGTGCCATTCGCGCATTACGGTTAAAACCTTTATGAATCTCCATGATTCAGGCGAATGGGCAATAGCCAATTGCACTCAGCTTCAAGTGCCATTGCTGCTTATACACGGCGCAGCTGACAAGATCACCTCTCATGAAGCGAGCGAGCAGGTAGCGCAGCGGCTAGGCGAGTCATGTACGTTTGTTTCTTGGGCTGACGGCTATCATGAGCTTCATAATGATTTGGAAGCACAGCATTTTATTGAAGTGGTGACAAACTGGCTGGATATGCACACAGATGGCAAAAAGGATCACGCAATTTAATCTAGTAAGCGATTAGGGGGGGAGACCTGTCGTTCGTGTTGAAAGAATTGCTATTACAATTCGTAATCTCACTTATTCCCGTATTTTCCTTTCAGCTCTGGCATTATAAGCAGCGCAAGGAAAAGCATATTCGAGTGTTTATAACGGCTTCAAGCGCAATCGCGATGGTTGCGTGTATGTCGGTTTCGACGGATTTTTATGGATATGACCTAAACTTCCGCTTCGTTCCGTTTATTTTGGGCTCTTTATACGGAGGGGTATATGGTGCCCTTAGTCTTGATCTGCTCTATATTATCCTTAGAGTACCAGCGCTTGACACTGATGCAGATCATATGATTTTTGTCTTTTTCATGCTTGTTCACGCTCCTATTGTATTGCTCTTTGCCAAGCGATTTGGACAGAAGCCCTTGCAACGAAAGCGGCTCATAGGTGTTAAATCGATAGCGCCAATTTCCATCTACATATCCTTAATATTTATCATGTTTATGATGAGTAAGGGCGTTTACTGGTCAACTGAGCTTGTTGCGGTATTCGGTTTATTATTTTTTGGCTCGCTCTTTGCTATTTGGTTGTCTATTTTTATTGTGGAGAAATTTGTTGAAAATTCTCGGCTGCAGCTGGAGCTCAAAAATGTTTCGTCCAGCTATCGGCTGGAGGTGGAAAAACAGCAGCAGTTCATTGATGAAATGCTGCTGGCGATTTTATTCACAGATGAGCGCGGTGTTATCACGCATTTGAATGCTAAGGGCAAGGAGCTGTTCCAACGGCAGCTCGCGGCAAGCGGGGATTTGTTTTCAGAAAATGTACGTATGGAAACCTTTTTTGCTGCAAAAGAGGACAATTCCTATATTAAGCTGCTTGAGGAGGCGCTCGCTGGAGCCAAGAGCAGTAAAGGACCATGCACGGAAGAGGGCAAAACGCTGCTTAAGACAGCATTTGCTATTCGAAGGCAGGAGGATCATTCCATTGCGGGAGCAGCGCTTATTGTCCAAGATGTAACGGAGCTTACGCTGCTGCGCGATGAGCTGGGGCGAATGGAGAGCCTAAGTCTGATTGGACAAATGGCAGCAAGCATTACGCATGAGATCCGCAATCCGATGGCGGTAATCCGGGGCTTTATGCAACTGATGCGGGAGCGCAGCCGACTGAATGAGCAGCAGTATTACCAGATCGTTATGGAGGAGCTGGATCGGGCGAATACCATTATTAGCGACTTTTTATCATTGGCGCAAAATCGTTCCGTCCCCATGCAGAAGCACTCCTTGCAGACGATCATTATGGAAATATTGCCGCTGCTTGAGGCGGACGCCAATCTTAGAGGGCAGGTTGTACAAACGGAGCTTGCCGATGATTTGCCCGCCTTTCTTATGTCGGACAAGGAAATGAAGCAGCTAATTATAAATCTTGTGCGCAACGGCATGGAGGCGATGGAGGCAATAGAGGAAAAGGGCGTTCTGCACATATTTACTCGCTACCTTCCTTTGGAAAATAAAGTGCTGCTTCGGATTCGTGATAATGGCGTAGGTATTCCAGCAGATCAGATGAGCCAGCTGTTTAAGCCTTTTTATACGACAAAGTCCAAAGGAACGGGACTAGGGCTGCCGCTTTGCCTCAGCATTGCTGAAAGGCATAATGGCAAGCTGGAGGTGGAGTCTGAGGAAGGGGAAGGAACGACGTTCATATTAACCTTTATGCTGGAAGAAACGGAGCTATAGTTAGCGTTCTATTGCTCTAATCACATAATGGAAACTAAGCCTGCACATACTACCTTTGCCTGTCAGTCATACAAGACGGATGAAGGAGGAGAATGCATGGAGCGCAATCAAGCAAAGTCTGAACAATCTCTGCAGCAGGAGCAGCAAGAAGCTGAAAATGCTAAAAAGCGCAATGGGACTTCTCAGACCGAAGCCGGTTTCGACAAGAAGCTGGACGGTCCGAATCGCCCGTCTGTCTAATGAGACGAGCGGCGAAGGCTGCCCGCCAGCAGCTGGGAGCAGAAGGCGTGAGGAATATTAAAGCAGCAGCTGCGACATGGACGGCTGTTGCTTTATTTTCCTAACCAGCGTTATAATAGTAACTAAATTTAGGTTACAAGGTGAAACGGCCGAAAGCTGTCCTTTGACGGCGCGTTTCAGTCCGAGAAATAGAAGCCTAATTATAAGTGTCCGCTTATAAATTCTTATATTTTCAAAAAGGAGTGTATTTCAGTGTCCATGTCATTTGAGAGATACATGCTCGATATGGTTCAACCAATGCGTGATGATTTGACGCGTCTTGGCATTCAAGAGCTTCGCACACCCGAGGATGTGGAGCAAAATCTTCCTGAATCCAAAGGTACAGCGCTCGTAGTCGTAAACTCCGTTTGCGGCTGTGCAGCAGGACAATGCCGCCCAGGCGTAGCGGAAGCGCTGCAGCATGATATTACACCAGACCATTTGTTTACGGTATTTGCTGGACAGGATAAAGAAGCAACAGCTAAAGCCCGTGAATACTTTGCGCCGTACCCGCCTTCTTCTCCATCCATTGCTCTAATGAAGGACGGAGAGCTTGTTCATTTCATTGAACGTCACCAAATCGAGAACCGTTCCGCGTCGGATATTGCAGCCGATCTGGCTGATGCGTTCGATCGGTTCTGCCGCTAAGGCAGGAGGAGCTATGAGCTTACAAGCAGATATTATAGCAAGACTTGGCGTTAAGCCTGTCATTGATGTAGATCAGGAAATCCGCACCCGCGTTGATTTTCTCAAAAAATACGTATTGGATTCCCATACGACAGGTCTGTTGATCGCCATTAGCGGCGGCATCGACAGTGCAGTAGCAGCGGGCCTTTGCAAAAAAGCGACCGATGAGCTTACGGCTGAAACGGGGTGCGACTATATGACGCTTGGCGTTTACCAGCCTTACAGCGAGCAGTCGGACATTTCCGACAGCTACGCGGTTTCTGAGGCATTCGGTATTACAAAAACCGTAGAAACGAACATTGGCGAAGCGGTAGACGAAATCGCCATAGAGACGGAGCACGGTTTGAAGGGTATCGGTATCCATCGTCATATTAGCCGCGGCGGTAAAGGCAATGTGAAGGCAAGAACGCGTATGGTTGTCCAATATGCGCTTGCCTTTGACCTCAATTTGCTCGTTGTTGGTACGGATCATGCATCCGAAGCTATAACAGGCTTTTACACAAAATGGGGTGACGGGGCCGTTGATATTACGCCGCTCAGCTCTCTGAACAAACGTCAAGTACGCCAGCTTGCCTCGCATCTTGGCGTGCCGAAGAGCATTCTCGACAAAGCGCCATCCGCTGGTTTATGGGAAGGGCAGACTGATGAGGATGAGCTCGGCATTAGCTACGATGACAACAGCGATTATTTGGAGGGCAAGGAAATTGGTGCTGAGGCGAAGGAAAAGCTGGAGAAGCAATACCTCAAAACCGAGCACAAGCGCGCGCCTATTCCTGGTATTTAATTAAAAACGTATCTTTTAGAAGCTTGTCCGCTGCAAAAGCGGGCAAGCTTCTGTTATTATGGAGCAAATACGCGGTAGGGAAGCGTACATATACGAAAGTAATTATTGAAGGCAGGCGAGGCAATGATAGTAGGAATTGGTCATGATATAACGGATATGAGCAGAATGCAGACGATACTTGCCGGCAGCACGGCGGGGAAGTTTTTGCAGCGAATTTTGACAGAGCAGGAGCTTAAGCTGGCTGAGAGCTATGAAGGAAAACGGAAAGTTCAATTCGCATCGGGTCGTTTTGCCGCGAAGGAAGCGGTAGTTAAAGCGTTTGGCTGTGGCATCGGCAGCATAATTGGCTTTGGCGATATTCATATTTTACGGTCGGAATCTGGAAAGCCGGAATGTATATTGTCAGATGCTGCATGGCAGAGGCTTGGATTAACTGCTGCGGGCGTGCGCGTTCATATTACGATTACGCATGACCGAGAGCTGGCCTCTGCCGTTGCCATTGTCGAGCAGCTTGCTTAATTACTTTGCATATTGTAGCAAAATAGCTAGTTATACAAGATTATGCTACGAATTGTAATGTTGATGTCAACTTTGTCATTATCAGGGGGCTGCATGCCGATAAAGATAAGGAGATTGATTGTTGGGCATTGAAGCCGCCGCTATCATTCGGTGCGTTCTATATAAAGCATGTGTTGGCAGCAGGCTTGCTCGCCGCCTATGGATGGCGGCGGATAAGCCTGCTCGTCTATTTCTTGCCGGCGAGCCAAGCGGCGAGCCCTGCGATTTCTTTGCTTGTGAGACGATCCTTGAACGACGGCATGGAGCCTGCGCCATTTTCCAGCTGTGTCACTATGTCTGCCTCGCTCATCCGGGCTCCAACCTTTTGCAAATTGGTCTGAGCCCCCATGCGGCCTTGCAGGTCTGTGCCGTGGCAGCTGATGCAGTTGGATTTATAAACAGAGGCTGTGCCTTCTGGCGCATCCATATGCGGCGTTGCTTTCGTTCCCGGCTGTGACGTGCCTCCGCAGGCAGCAAGCAGGGCTGTAGTCAGGACTGCAAGCAGCAGCATTTTGACCCAGACTGATAGATTATTACGTAACATTTGGGTTCCTCCAATTTATCCATATTAAGAAATCATAGAGATAGTATAGCGGATTGCTTGCTGCAACTTCCATAGGATTTTGCCAAGGGGGGCGCTATAATAGAAAAGGCTAACAAGAAAATACGTCAAGAGATCGGTAGGCATGGAAGGAATATGGAAATAACGGGCGAACATATGCTCAACCAACAGTTTAAGCAGTTAAAGGTTGATGTAATGGTGGCATCCTATACGAAAAGTCCAGCAGGCTGGATAATGAGGCGTGTGGAGCCTGACTATTTCTGCTTATGCTACATTGATAAAGGTGAAGGCTGGCTGGAATTGAACGAGTCCAAATATAAGGTCAGCGCTGGCCGGTTATATTTGCTGCGTCCAGGCTGGGCAAGAAGATATGGCTCGCTTGGTGCTAATCATTTTATTCATTATTGGTGCCATTTCCGCGCGGAGATGGCTGCCCAATCCTATATCCATTTGGCTCATTTGCCGCTGGAGGTTGAAGTGAAGGACGCGCTGGTCGTCAAGCAGCTGTTTACGAAAATGCTGGCGGCGCAGGAAGATAGCGATCTTACGGGCGAATTGCGGACGAAGGCTGTGCTTTACGAGCTGCTTGCGCTGTTCATGGAGAACAGCCGGACGCAACAAAACACGACATTACTACAGCTGTCGGAGCATGAGCACTGGAATGAAGTGCTCGTCTATGATGAAGTGCTTCATTTTATTGAGGAAAATTTGCAATATCAAATTCCAATTGGCGTGCTAGCCAGGCTGGCCAACCTATCACATGTGGATTTTCATACTGCGTTTAAAAATAAAGTCGGCTGCTCGCTCGTTCAATACATCACGCAGCGGCGAATTGCGACAGCTAAGAAGCTGCTGCGCACGACGAGCCTGCCGATTGCCGCTATTGCTGCGGAGGTTGGCATGCTCAATCATTATTTGTCACGGTTGTTCAAGCAGCAGACGGGCATTACCCCTTCGGAATACCGCCGTATTATTTGCAGCAGCGCATGGCAGGAAGCCGGGCAAACAGATCGAGAGGAGTACGGAAATACATGACAGCGGAAGCGAAACAACATTTTAGCAGAGAGCTGCTGCATTGGTACCAGAGAGGGAATCGCGATTTGCCATGGCGTAAAAGCCGCGACCCTTACCGGATATGGGTATCGGAAATTATGCTTCAGCAAACGAGAGTCGATACGGTTATCCCCTATTATGAACGGTTTATGGCAAAATTCCCAACGGTTCAGGCGCTTGCTGAAGCGCCCGAGCCCGAGGTGCTTAAGTGCTGGGAAGGGCTAGGCTATTACTCGCGGGCGCGGAATTTGCAAGCGGGAGCACGCCAAGTAATGGAGCTGCATCAAGGACAGGTGCCGGATGATAAAACAGCCGTCGCAGCCTTGAAAGGCGTGGGACCCTATACGAGCGGCGCTATTATGAGCATCGCCTTTAATCGGCCTGAGCCAGCTGTAGATGGCAATGTCATGCGCGTGCTGTCCCGCTATTTTGCGCTGGAGGATGATATTGCAAAGCCGGCTACGCGCGTGAAAATCGAAAAGCTCGCCGCCGAGCTGATTCCTGAAGGCGCAGCAGGCGACTTCAATCAGGCTTTAATGGAGCTGGGTGCGCTCGTCTGTACGCCAAAGTCTCCAAGCTGCCTGCCATGCCCGGTAATGGAGCATTGTGAAGCAAGAATCGGAGGGCGCGAGACGGAGCTGCCTATTAAATCGAAGGCAAAGCCGCCGCGGCCGGAAGCACGAATTGGCGTCATTGTGGAAGGGTTAGGCGCACATGCAGGCAAGGTGCTTGTAAGGCAGCGCCCGGCTACCGGGCTGCTTGCGCAAATGTGGGAGCTGCCGCATTTGCTTGTGCCGAAGGAGCTGGAGCCGCTGCTTCATTTCAGCGAGGAGCAGCTGACGGAGCAAGCACCGCTTGGCGGGCTGCTGACCGAAGCGGTCGCGGGCGAGACGGGCTTGCTTATTCGTCCTCATCGTCAGTTGATGGACGCCGATCATATTTTCAGCCATATCCATTGGAAAATGAGAGTTTATAAGGCTGATCTAGGTGCGATGAACATCGGTGAAGCAGTGCCAATGGCGCAAATGGCTGCTGAAGCTGCGGCTGTCTATACAACTGCTGGAATGCAGCTGGAGGAGCAGGTGAAAACTCAGCAGGTGGACACGGAGCAGGGGAAGCAGCTAGAGCAGCAGCTAGAGCAGCAGCTAGAGCAGCAGGGCGAGCTTCACGCGCCGTATCGCTGGATTGGGCCGGAGCATATGGAGGAGCTGGCATTTCCGAATTTATTTTTGAAAATTTTACGCGATTATTGGAATCAGGATTTGTAAAGCCGAGGGGAGAGCATTGGAATGAGTGAAAGATTAAAGCAGCTGTTAGAGCACAAAATCGTAGCAATTGTTAGAGGAATCGAGGATCGCCATGCTGATGCTGCTGGACAGGCATTAATAGACGGCGGTATCCGTCTGATGGAAATTACGCTGAATACGCAGGGCGCTACAACGATGATTCATCGCTGGCGCACCAAATTTGACGATCAAGCGATTGTCGGCGCAGGTACGGTGCTGGATCTTAAAATGGCGCAGGAGGCAGTGGCTGCGGGGGCGCAGTTTATCATTTCTCCGAATCTCGATGAGGAGGTTATTGCATACGGCGCTGAGCATGGCGTATCGGTATGGCCTGGCGTTATGACGCCTACCGAAATCGTCAAAGCTTGGAAAGCTGGGGCGGAAGCGGTCAAGCTGTTTCCGATGGGGACGCTGGGCACTAAATATTTGGCAGAGATTCGCGGCCCGCTGGACCATATTCCGATTATGGCAACAGGTGGAGCGGATTTGCATAATCTTGGTGAATATTTTGGCGCTGGGGCGAATGCCGTCGGTCTGGGCGGCAAGCTCGTTAACCTTGAGTGGGTGCGCGAAGGCAAGCTTGAGCTAGTTACGGAGCGGGCGCGGCAGTTCGTTGATGCGGTTAGCAAGCTTTAATAAGGGGTAGCGGGCAGTCAGCCCAAGGAGTCTATTTGCTATTATAGTTTTCTATCATCTATTGGGGGTAATAAATAAAAGGGCCTGCGGCAACAACGGCCGCAGGCTGCAAGAGAGAATATATAATAAAGGGGGGTCATAAAGCTAGTATAATTGGATAAGATGAATATAACCTGAGCGATATATTACAGTTAGATTACAAGAAGTAAATCGCTTACAAAAAAGGTGGGTGAGCATGATGCGTTTTTCTATATGGAAACCGGCGGTCATCACGGCGGCGGTAATAGGCACGCTTTATTTTACAATGAAGCCGGAGTGGCTGCCTGTATTCGCGGCATCAGAGCAGCAGGGTCAAGGCAGCGGAACGATTAGTCAATTGGAGCAGGAAATGGCCGCGCATTTTAAAAATAGAGAAGAGCATTTTACGCTTCAATATAATGGGGATAGCAGCAAGCTGTCGGCAGAGCTTAAAGCAATCATTGAACGCGCGATGGCGAAGGATGATTATACGGCGTATATTTTGGAATCGTATGTGTATACGACACGCAGTCTCGGCACTCGTTCAACGATCAAGATGGAGGCGAGCTACCGGGAATCGAAGGCGCAGACGGCTGAGGTGGACCGCGTCGTTGCACAGCAGCTTAAGAAGCTGGTCACTCCCGGCATGAATGATCATTTGAAGGTGAAGGCGATCCATGATTGGATCGCAGGAAAGCTGCGCTATGATCAATCGCTGACTCAATATACCGCTTATGAAGCGCTCACGACGGGAAGGGCCGTATGTCAGGGCTACGCGCTGCTTGCCTACAAAATGCTGAGTGAAGCAGGCATAACGACGAGGATTGCCGAGGGTACAGTTGATACAGGTGATCATGCGTGGAATATGGTTAAGCTCGACGGGAACTGGTACCATCTCGATGTAACATGGGATGATCCGGTCTCGAACGACCCTGCGGCGCCAGCTGATACGATCCAGTACAGCTACTATTTGAAGACCGACAAGGAAATGCGTCATGACCATCAATGGAAAAAAAGCTATCCGGCCGCGAATACTTCGTACGCCGCAGAGCTAGACAAGCTTGAGAAGAAGGGCGGCTCTGCCGCAGCTTCTTACAAAAAGCTCGGGCAGCAGCTTGGCTTCCAGTGGCTGAAGCCGGAAAACATCGTCGCTGATCGTGCAGCGCTGACCGAAAAAATTCGTGCTGGCGTCAAGCGCGGAGCGACCAGCCTTGAATTTCGCTATATGTTGGGCGCTACCTTTTCCGCCGATCTCAAAAGCGCCATAGCTGCGCTGAATGTACCGATTGGCTACTCTGCACGCTATGAGCCTTATTTGCATGATGGCTCGCAGCTAGTGAAATTGCAGCTGTCCTATTGAGCCTTCACAAGCCGCACAAGCAATAAGGCAACAAACGAGTCGCCAAGCAAGAAAAACGAGCTAAGCAGCCAAAAACCTCTTGTCTCCCTTCCATTTATTGGAGGTGAGCCAAGAGGTTTTTTTTGAGTTATTAGAATGGAGAAGCTTCAGCCTTATAATCAGCTTATATTTAACCGCGAAACGGAGCGGCAGTATTGGGGCCAGAGGACAACCTTAGCCGTTTGCGCTTGTTTATCGCTGTAAAATGAAAGGTAATCTTAAAGTAAGGGCGCTAAAGTGTATATAGTCCGATCTTTATTTGCCCTGCTGGCGGGCGGCCGTCATTTGCTGCCAGACGGAGCCAGCTGCTTCCTCGCCGCGCTCGATGCGCTCCAAAGCGATTTGGGCTTGCAGCTGAATTTCAAATTCGCTGTCCTGTGCTGCGATGCGCAGGGCAGGAATGGCCGATTCGTCGCCAACCTCATAAAGAAAACGGGCAGCCCGCCAGCGCACAAGCTTGTTCGTGTCGCTAAGCGATTCAATCATTGGCGCAGTAGCGGCAGGATCGCCCCAATCGGAGAGCGTGTCTCCAGCCGTTCTGCGCACCGATACCGATTTGTCGCGGAGCGCCTGAAATAAATAAGGCATCGCTTCAGCTGTGCGAAGGTCGCCCAAATAAACAACGGCTAGCCTTCTGATCGACACGGTGTCGTCGCTCAGTGCTTTAGCGAGAAGGGGCAGCAGCTCGGGCTCTGGCGTCAAGCGGTCAAGCGCGGCATAACGAATGCGCCAGTCAGGCGATTCCAGCAGCTCGGCGATTTCGTCCGCCGTTCGCTGCGCTGGCTTTGCCGGAGCTGCTGCGGCATCGTCGCCTGCTGCCCCTTGCGCCTTCGCGGCGGCGACCAGCTCATTCAGCCTCTCCGTCGTATAGGCGGCTTCCAGCTCGAGGACGACATCGGCGGCAATTTCCTCAAGCTCGCCATAGCGGACGCCGAACTCCTCAAGCTTGCGCTCGCGAATCATGGAGGAGCCGGCCGCTTCGCTGACAGCGTTTGTGAATGGCTCAGGCAGCGCGGAGCGAGCTTCGCGCTCGCCGTTTTTTACGCGTACCTGCATCGGAATGCCCCGATACATCTGTACGAGTACATGCGCCTCGCCATAGCTGTTCTCGGTCAAGGCTGCTTGACCAGCCTCGCTGCCGTCTCCATGCAGCAGCGTCCTTGCTTCACCGAGTATGAGCGCCCAATCCGCACTAGATACGCGGTCGAGGGCAATAAAATCAGCGGTGCGAAAAATGCTGCGCACCCCATCTATAGCAAGGAGGCTTTTCAATGGCTCCGGTGCGTGTTCAGCTTCTTTTTTCGAAAAAGTCTGTCTTACGCCGCGCGGCAGCGATTCATCCATATTCAGTTTCATGGAGTTCGGGCTGGGCGTCGGTTCAATGGATAAAAGCTTCACATTTATCATCCTCCGTTCATACAATTCAAAGGTTATGGGTTTAGTTTACATGAATTTGCAGGAGGATGCGAATCCAAGGTGCATAAGAAGCGGCTGGAAAGTTGCTTCGCTCGCTCGTAGTTGGTATCTTAATGCTATACTCTATTTATATAAAGCGTAGGAGGAAGCCAGAATGAAACCCAGAAGATTTGAAAATCAACAGCAGGTTCAGCAGCATAACTCCTTTAAACAGTTTCAAAGATGGCGCTCGGAAAGATCAAATAAGATTAAAAGCAAGGATTATTCATATACCGTGCCGAATGTAGCGCCGGATCTGCATTATTTGCATCATAACCGCAAGCACCCTTCCGTCACCTGGGTCGGGCATTCGACTTTTCTAATCCAGATGGCGGGGCTTAATATTGTGACGGACCCCGTCTGGTCAGGCAATATGGCCTTTGAAAAAAGGCTTGCGCCGCCGGGCATTCCCATCAGCGATATGCCCCCGGTTGACGTTGTGCTCATTTCCCATTCGCATTATGACCATTTGAACATTAACTCGCTCCGCAAGCTAGGAGGCGGCAAGCAAATTCTTGTTCCTGCGGGGCTTGCAAGCAAGCTTAAGCTCAAAGGCTTCCGCCGTATCAAGGAGCTGCATTGGTGGGAATCGGTTCATATTCATGGCGTTAAGTTCACCTTTGTGCCCTCTCAGCATTGGACGAGGCGCAATCCGTGGGATATGAACAGCTCGCATTGGGGCGGTTGGGTGATGGAGCCCTATGCTGCGATGCCAAGCAGAAGCGGCGACCACTCGCACGAGCAAGCTCAACTGCAC
This window encodes:
- a CDS encoding NAD(P)/FAD-dependent oxidoreductase encodes the protein MMYDIIIVGGGPSGLMAAVAASAHGASVLLVDKGDKLGRKLGISGGGRCNVTNAKEMDQLIQHIPGNGKFLFSALNAFGNRDIIAFFEGMGIALKEEDRGRMFPVSDKAKTVVDALIRKVREQGVDIRTNTPVREVLYADGAVQGLLLQNGEKLAAKAVIIATGGKSVPHTGSTGDGYPWAVSGGHTITELYPTEVPLTSSEPWIRSKALQGISLREVELTVWNAKGKKMITHEGDMIFTHFGLSGPTALRCSQFVVKALKQAASKEQRASGAVQGIDAANGNIGGTDALDAAEYLGSEAREAATVLLTIDLLPGRSEAEVYQEMMQMAKLESKKAIKNVLRGYLQERLLDFLLQRNGISGDTTYDNLPKGPFLALAKQIKAFPVKVNGTLSIEEAFVTGGGVHLKEIDPKTMGSKQSAGLYFCGEVLDIHGYTGGYNITAAFSTGYNAGKSAALAVSDS
- a CDS encoding lysophospholipase; protein product: MIRMEWTFQGYADTELYVREWKPEKERPKGVLCLIHGMGEHGERYRSYAARLVAAQYAVIAIDQQGHGRSSGSRGHLPSVDDAAANAAMLVEQAAERHPGLPLFLYGHSMGGNIAMNCALRLRPAVKALVLSSPWLKLAFKPPRAKLWLGKRLAAIWPGLPQSTGLKSGDLYRRGYKEAVHIEGDPLCHSRITVKTFMNLHDSGEWAIANCTQLQVPLLLIHGAADKITSHEASEQVAQRLGESCTFVSWADGYHELHNDLEAQHFIEVVTNWLDMHTDGKKDHAI
- a CDS encoding ATP-binding protein; translated protein: MLKELLLQFVISLIPVFSFQLWHYKQRKEKHIRVFITASSAIAMVACMSVSTDFYGYDLNFRFVPFILGSLYGGVYGALSLDLLYIILRVPALDTDADHMIFVFFMLVHAPIVLLFAKRFGQKPLQRKRLIGVKSIAPISIYISLIFIMFMMSKGVYWSTELVAVFGLLFFGSLFAIWLSIFIVEKFVENSRLQLELKNVSSSYRLEVEKQQQFIDEMLLAILFTDERGVITHLNAKGKELFQRQLAASGDLFSENVRMETFFAAKEDNSYIKLLEEALAGAKSSKGPCTEEGKTLLKTAFAIRRQEDHSIAGAALIVQDVTELTLLRDELGRMESLSLIGQMAASITHEIRNPMAVIRGFMQLMRERSRLNEQQYYQIVMEELDRANTIISDFLSLAQNRSVPMQKHSLQTIIMEILPLLEADANLRGQVVQTELADDLPAFLMSDKEMKQLIINLVRNGMEAMEAIEEKGVLHIFTRYLPLENKVLLRIRDNGVGIPADQMSQLFKPFYTTKSKGTGLGLPLCLSIAERHNGKLEVESEEGEGTTFILTFMLEETEL
- a CDS encoding BrxA/BrxB family bacilliredoxin, which gives rise to MSMSFERYMLDMVQPMRDDLTRLGIQELRTPEDVEQNLPESKGTALVVVNSVCGCAAGQCRPGVAEALQHDITPDHLFTVFAGQDKEATAKAREYFAPYPPSSPSIALMKDGELVHFIERHQIENRSASDIAADLADAFDRFCR
- the nadE gene encoding ammonia-dependent NAD(+) synthetase, with protein sequence MSLQADIIARLGVKPVIDVDQEIRTRVDFLKKYVLDSHTTGLLIAISGGIDSAVAAGLCKKATDELTAETGCDYMTLGVYQPYSEQSDISDSYAVSEAFGITKTVETNIGEAVDEIAIETEHGLKGIGIHRHISRGGKGNVKARTRMVVQYALAFDLNLLVVGTDHASEAITGFYTKWGDGAVDITPLSSLNKRQVRQLASHLGVPKSILDKAPSAGLWEGQTDEDELGISYDDNSDYLEGKEIGAEAKEKLEKQYLKTEHKRAPIPGI
- the acpS gene encoding holo-ACP synthase encodes the protein MIVGIGHDITDMSRMQTILAGSTAGKFLQRILTEQELKLAESYEGKRKVQFASGRFAAKEAVVKAFGCGIGSIIGFGDIHILRSESGKPECILSDAAWQRLGLTAAGVRVHITITHDRELASAVAIVEQLA
- a CDS encoding cytochrome c, which gives rise to MLRNNLSVWVKMLLLAVLTTALLAACGGTSQPGTKATPHMDAPEGTASVYKSNCISCHGTDLQGRMGAQTNLQKVGARMSEADIVTQLENGAGSMPSFKDRLTSKEIAGLAAWLAGKK
- a CDS encoding AraC family transcriptional regulator; this encodes MEITGEHMLNQQFKQLKVDVMVASYTKSPAGWIMRRVEPDYFCLCYIDKGEGWLELNESKYKVSAGRLYLLRPGWARRYGSLGANHFIHYWCHFRAEMAAQSYIHLAHLPLEVEVKDALVVKQLFTKMLAAQEDSDLTGELRTKAVLYELLALFMENSRTQQNTTLLQLSEHEHWNEVLVYDEVLHFIEENLQYQIPIGVLARLANLSHVDFHTAFKNKVGCSLVQYITQRRIATAKKLLRTTSLPIAAIAAEVGMLNHYLSRLFKQQTGITPSEYRRIICSSAWQEAGQTDREEYGNT